A window from Zingiber officinale cultivar Zhangliang chromosome 7A, Zo_v1.1, whole genome shotgun sequence encodes these proteins:
- the LOC121999942 gene encoding protein FLOWERING LOCUS T-like has protein sequence MSRDPLVVGNVIGEVLDHFVQTVTFRVMYNNKEITNGSELKPSAVAKEPRVQIRGQDMRTLYTLVMVDPDAPSPSNPTKREHLHWLVTDIPETTNASFGNEIVCYESPQPTAGIHRFVFVLFRQSIRQTVDAPGWRQNFNTRDFSQFYNLGDPVAAMFFNCQRENGCGGRRY, from the exons ATGTCGAGGGATCCTCTTGTTGTAGGGAATGTGATTGGTGAGGTGCTAGATCATTTTGTCCAGACAGTGACATTTCGGGTGATGTACAACAACAAAGAAATAACGAATGGGTCTGAACTCAAACCATCTGCAGTGGCTAAGGAGCCAAGGGTTCAAATCAGAGGCCAGGACATGAGGACACTATATACACTT GTTATGGTGGATCCAGATGCACCAAGCCCCAGCAATCCAACAAAGAGAGAGCACCTTCATTG GTTGGTGACAGACATTCCGGAAACAACTAATGCCAGCTTTG GAAATGAGATTGTTTGCTACGAGAGTCCACAGCCAACTGCTGGGATTCATCGTTTTGTATTTGTTCTGTTTCGTCAATCAATTCGACAAACTGTTGACGCACCAGGCTGGAGGCAAAACTTCAACACAAGGGATTTCTCTCAGTTCTATAACCTTGGAGATCCTGTTGCTGCAATGTTCTTCAATTGCCAGAGGGAGAATGGTTGTGGCGGAAGAAG GTACTAA
- the LOC122001051 gene encoding calmodulin-like protein 3 has product MELVPIPFLTFIVRISLLCQHFYALLRLLLPSSWQPPKPPSFSSTAIATKREASAVTPPSELTRVFEMFDRDGDGRISKQELCDSLENLGIYIADAELAAVIERVDADGNGCVDAEEFAALYQTVMEGEAEEAEMREAFEVFDQDGDGFIAVEELRDVLGSLGVAQGRTEEACRRMIGKVDVDGDGRVSFVEFKQMMKRGGIAVAMNS; this is encoded by the coding sequence ATGGAGCTTGTTCCGATCCCATTTCTGACGTTCATCGTGAGGATTTCCCTCCTCTGCCAACATTTCTATGCCCTTCTCCGCCTCCTCTTGCCTTCGTCTTGGCAGCCGCCGAAACCGCCGTCGTTTTCTTCGACTGCTATTGCTACCAAAAGGGAAGCTTCCGCCGTTACACCGCCGTCGGAACTGACGCGCGTCTTCGAGATGTTCGACCGCGACGGCGACGGGCGCATCAGCAAGCAGGAGCTCTGCGACTCGCTCGAGAACCTCGGCATCTACATCGCCGACGCGGAGCTGGCGGCGGTGATCGAGCGGGTGGACGCGGATGGCAACGGCTGCGTCGACGCGGAGGAGTTTGCAGCGCTGTACCAGACGGTCATGGAGGGCGAGGCGGAGGAGGCGGAGATGCGGGAGGCGTTCGAGGTGTTCGACCAGGACGGGGACGGGTTCATCGCGGTGGAGGAGCTGCGGGACGTGCTGGGTTCGCTGGGGGTGGCGCAGGGGAGGACGGAGGAGGCGTGCAGGCGGATGATCGGCAAGGTGGACGTCGACGGAGACGGGAGGGTCAGCTTCGTCGAGTTCAAGCAGATGATGAAGCGGGGAGGAATCGCCGTGGCCATGAACTCATAA
- the LOC122001053 gene encoding transcription factor bHLH153-like has translation MMMMAEMVDHKRRSCNSFVLSNLTAEKRRRGGDGGGAAMSTKEKKDKIGERVAKLQQLVSPFGKTDTASVLAEATSYINFLHEQLHVLSAPYLGTAVTGNVEEGDYYSLRRRGLCLMPIASTQKLAQSNGADLWAPVNSSTRPSNI, from the exons atgatgatgatggcagaGATGGTGGATCATAAAAGAAGAAGCTGCAATAGCTTTGTTCTCAGCAACTTGACTGCCGAGAAGAGGCGTAGAGGTGGAGATGGTGGAGGAGCTGCCATGTCTACCAAG GAGAAGAAGGATAAGATCGGAGAAAGGGTAGCAAAGCTTCAGCAACTGGTTTCCCCTTTTGGCAAG ACAGACACAGCTTCTGTGCTTGCAGAGGCCACTTCCTACATCAACTTCCTCCATGAACAACTTCATGTGCTGAGTGCTCCTTATCTTGGGACAGCAGTCACAGGGAATGTGGAA GAAGGTGATTATTACAGTTTGAGAAGGCGCGGTCTCTGCCTCATGCCGATCGCATCGACGCAGAAGCTTGCTCAAAGCAATGGGGCTGATTTGTGGGCACCAGTGAACTCAAGCACAAGGCCATCCAATATCTGA
- the LOC122001050 gene encoding eukaryotic translation initiation factor 2A-like has translation MTSIVQSPNLEILAREPEGFSIWKGPPFNNGQPAIKLERVSCTVARFSDNGSRLMVTKNNSVISVYDGYSSNEIRSFEIPSLLGAALSPCGTYLQTFQKSTNPQDKNVVLWEIHSGASVYQHFQKNMTKATWPSIQFSSDESVACRLATNEIQFFDSKDFSKGFIYRLRLPGVAAIELSKAPGSYIAAFLPESKGIPASIQIFSSNKDAQTQPIARRSFFRCSTVTMHWNKLSSGLLVVAQSDVDKTNQSYYGESKLNYLTTDGSHEGLVSLRKEGPVHDVQWSYSGLEFAVVYGFMPAKATIFDKKGNPSLELGQGPYNTVRFNPKGRVVCLAGFGNLPGDMAFWDYKEKKLLGTTKAECSVTSEWSPDGRYFMTATTAPRLQIDNGIKIFHHDGSLYFKKMFNKLHQADWKPETPESFSDIDELVTAVNTIKIGDNEKKAQGSKSTETSKIPASIAQKPAAYRPPHAKNADSVKAELFGGIAPATEISKNALRNKKRREKQKEKKAAESGSNASASES, from the exons ATGACTTCTATTGTTCAATCACCTAATTTGGAGATCCTTG CTAGAGAACCAGAAGGTTTCTCCATATGGAAAGGACCACCATTCAACAACGGGCAACCGGCAATCAAACTCGAGAGAGTTTCTTGCACCGTGGCAAGGTTCAGTGATAATGGGTCCAGGCTTATGGTGACCAAAAACAACTCTGTAATCAGTGTGTACGATGGCTATAGCTCCAATGAGATAAGGTCCTTTGAGATACCTTCCCTTCTTGGTGCCGCTTTGTCTCCATGTGGCACCTACCTCCAAACATTTCAGAAATCTACCAACCCTCAGGATAAAAATGTTGTGCTCTGGGAAATACATAGTGGTGCATCAGTCTATCAGCATTTTCAGAAGAATATGACTAAGGCCACATG GCCGTCCATTCAGTTCAGCTCTGATGAATCTGTTGCCTGCCGACTGGCAACAAATGAGATACAGTTCTTTGACTCAAAGGACTTCTCAAAAGGATTTATTTATAGGTTAAGACTGCCAGGTGTTGCTGCAATTGAGTTGTCAAAGGCTCCTGGGTCTTATATTGCAGCATTTTTGCCTGAATCAAAG GGTATTCCTGCCAGCATTCAGATCTTCTCATCTAATAAGGATGCTCAAACTCAGCCCATTGCTAGACGAAGTTTCTTTCGATGTTCAACTGTGACAATGCATTGGAACAAGCTATCTTCTGGACTTCTAGTAGTTGCTCAATCAGATGTTGATAAAACCAATCAAAGTTACTATGGTGAATCTAAATTGAACTATCTAACTACTGATGGGAGCCACGAAGGACTTGTTTCTCTAA GAAAAGAAGGGCCTGTGCATGATGTTCAATGGTCTTACTCTGGATTGGAGTTTGCTGTTGTTTATGGAT TCATGCCTGCAAAAGCAACAATATTTGACAAGAAAGGCAATCCATCACTGGAGCTTGGGCAAGGCCCTTACAATACAGTCAGATTCAACCCCAAAGGAAGAG TTGTATGTTTGGCTGGCTTTGGCAATCTACCTGGTGACATG GCATTTTGGGATTATAAGGAAAAGAAATTGCTTGGAACAACAAAAGCAGAATGTTCAGTGACTAGTGAATGGTCACCTGATGGACGGTATTTCATGACTGCCACTACAGCACCAAGGCTGCAAATAGACAATGG GATAAAAATCTTCCACCATGATGGATCGCTTTATTTTAAGAAGATGTTCAATAAGTTGCATCAG GCTGACTGGAAGCCAGAAACACCTGAAAGCTTCAGTGATATTGATGAACTTGTGACGGCTGTCAACACTATTAAGATTGGTGACAATGAAAAGAAAG ctcAGGGTTCAAAATCTACAGAGACAAGTAAGATCCCAGCTAGCATTGCTCAAAAGCCTGCTGCATACCGTCCACCCCATGCTAAAAATGCTGATTCAGTTAAGGCTGAG